The genomic window AACCGCCATTTATCGCCGAAAGTGCGCATGCTGCTGGACTTTATAGGCGAAGCCCTGGGGTAGTCTGCACCGTACATGTTCGGCGGCCTTGATACAGGCAGACCCTGTGGCGGGACTTCGGGGTTCCGCCACAGGGCCGAGTCGTTTCCAGCGGCGTTTTAGTTGGATTCAAGCTCGCTCAGCGGCCGGGTGATATGTTTTACCTCCTGGTAGGCACTCAGGCCCCAGGGCCCTAGTTCACGACCAATACCGCTGCGCTTGAAGCCGCCCCAGGAGGTTTCGGGGCAGACGACCTGCAGGCTGTTGATCCAGATATGCCCGGCCTGGAGTTGTTCGGCGATCCGCTGGGCGCGGGCGCTGTCCTGGCTGATGATACCGGCGGCAAGGCCGAAGTCGGAGTCATTGGCAAGCTCGATGGCCTCTGCCTCGCTGCTGAAAGTACGTACACAGAGCACGGGGCCGAAGATCTCTTCACGCCACAGGGCTGAGTCTGTGGGTACATCCACAAAGATGGTCGGTTCGATGAAGTAACCCCGCTCGAAACCTTCTGCACGCGTGCCGCCGGTGAGCAGCGTCAGGCCCTCGGCGCGACCGCGTTCGATATAGCCCATCACGGTGTCGAACTGGGCCTTGCTCGTCAGCGGTCCCATCTGTACGCCCTCTTCGAAGGCATCGCCGAGTTTCAGCGCTTGGGTTGCGGTCTTGAGGCGTTGCAGCAGCTTTGGTGCGATGCTGTCGTGCAGCAGCAGGCGCGAAGTGGCGGAACACATCTGGCCGGCATTGTAGAAAATACCGCCCAGGATCCAGTCCGTGGCCTGATCAAGGTCGGCATCATCCATTACCAGCATCGGTGACTTGCCGCCCAGCTCCAGACTCAGGCCCTTGACCTGCTTCGCCACGCTTTGCATGACGATCTCGCCGACCCGGTTGCTGCCGGTAAAGGAAATTTTGGCAATATCCGGGTGTACGGTCAGGGCGCTGCCGACGTCGCTACCACTGCCGCAGACGATATTGATCACGCCTGCAGGCAGGCCGACGCTCTGTGCAATGGTGCCCAGTTGCAGCTCCACCAGGGGCGTGACTTCGGACGGTTTCAGCACCAGGGTGCAGCCGGCGGCCAGTGCCGGTGCCACTTTCCAGGCGGTGGTGACGAAGGGGAAGTTCCAGGGCACGATCAGGCCCACAACCCCCGCAGGTTCCAGTCGGCTGGAAGATCTGTAGCCTGGCATGGCCAGCGGCACCTCGGCGTTCTGGCGCGCATCGAGCTGTTCGGCCAGGCCCGCGTAGTAATCCCAGGTGGCGATGGCATCCTCGATATCAATCTGGGCTTCAAACAGGGGTTTGCCGTTGTTGCTGGACGACAGTGCCGCCAGCTCTTGCGCGCGGGCTTCGATGGCCCGGGCGATGGCTCGCAGGTAAACCCCGCGCTGGGCGCCGCTGGTTTTACTCCAGCCTGTGAATGCCTGTTTGGCCGCCGCGACGGCACGATCGACATCGGCCGCGCCGCCCGCGGCGACCTCGGCGATGACTTCTTCAGTGGCGGGATTAATCACCGCCAGGGTTTTGCCGCAGCGGGGGGCGACCCAATCACCGTTAATAAAGAGCTTGTCGTACATGGGTGTGCTCCTGGCGTCAGCCGTGGGTAAACGCGGTGATGAAGTCGGCATCTTCGCGAACTTCAATGATCGTCGGGCGCTTGGCCGCAGCTGCAATTTGCAGTTGCTCGCGCAGTTCATCAAAGCTCTGTGGCGCAACCGCATGGCAGCCAAAGCCCCGGGCGATGGTGAGGAAATCCGGCGTATAGATATCGACACCGATGGTGGGGATATTGCGGTTTTCCATATAGCGCTTGATCTCGCCATAGCCGCTGTTGTTCCACAGCAGCACTATGACGGGCGCACCGGCTTCAACCGCCGAGGCGAGTTCAGGCAGGGTGAACTGGATGCCGCCATCGCCGATCAGGGCCACCACGGGGCGTTCGGGCAAGGCCAGCTTGGCGCCGATCGCCGCCGGAAGGCCGTAGCCCAGGGTGCCGTAGCCGGTGGATGAGTTAAACCAGCTGCGCGGTGATTCGGCCTCGTACAGATGGTTGCCTGAGTACACCGGCTGAGTTGAATCGCCGGCAATGATCACACCCGGCAGGGTCTGCTGGATGGTTTCCAGTACCCGCTGCTGGGCGCGAAAGGGCTGTGACCAATCCTGTTCGAATTGGGCTCGCAGGGCCTGCACGCGCTGAGCCCCCTTATCGGCGGCGCTAAAGCCGTTGCGTTCAAGTTGCAGTCTAAGGGCAGCCATGGCCAGGCCGGCATCGCTGAGAATGGCGATGTCGGCGGGGTAGTTACGGTTCAACTGTTCGGCGTCGATATCGATGCGGATCAGTGGGCTGGGGATGCTAAAACCGCCATCAAACACCACATCGTAATCGGTCTCGCCAAGCTCCGTGCCGATGGCCAGCACAACGTCGGCGTCGCGTACC from Marinobacterium aestuarii includes these protein-coding regions:
- a CDS encoding aldehyde dehydrogenase family protein, producing the protein MYDKLFINGDWVAPRCGKTLAVINPATEEVIAEVAAGGAADVDRAVAAAKQAFTGWSKTSGAQRGVYLRAIARAIEARAQELAALSSSNNGKPLFEAQIDIEDAIATWDYYAGLAEQLDARQNAEVPLAMPGYRSSSRLEPAGVVGLIVPWNFPFVTTAWKVAPALAAGCTLVLKPSEVTPLVELQLGTIAQSVGLPAGVINIVCGSGSDVGSALTVHPDIAKISFTGSNRVGEIVMQSVAKQVKGLSLELGGKSPMLVMDDADLDQATDWILGGIFYNAGQMCSATSRLLLHDSIAPKLLQRLKTATQALKLGDAFEEGVQMGPLTSKAQFDTVMGYIERGRAEGLTLLTGGTRAEGFERGYFIEPTIFVDVPTDSALWREEIFGPVLCVRTFSSEAEAIELANDSDFGLAAGIISQDSARAQRIAEQLQAGHIWINSLQVVCPETSWGGFKRSGIGRELGPWGLSAYQEVKHITRPLSELESN
- a CDS encoding 5-guanidino-2-oxopentanoate decarboxylase, which translates into the protein MSTCGEILVELLEAYGIDTVFGIPGVHTVELYRGLPNTDIRHITPRHEQGAGFMADGHARVTGKPGVCFIITGPGMTNIATALGQAYADSIPMLVISSVNHSHELGLAGGRLHELPNQRQLISGLTAFSHTLMRPDELPDVLARAFSIFASARPRPVHIEIPLDVITAPADHIRRTVAALPSRPAPAPAAIEQAAALLQQARNPVVLLGGGCSDAASDARALVEMLDAPTLLTINAKGVLMPGHPLSLGSNQSLEPVRAMVRDADVVLAIGTELGETDYDVVFDGGFSIPSPLIRIDIDAEQLNRNYPADIAILSDAGLAMAALRLQLERNGFSAADKGAQRVQALRAQFEQDWSQPFRAQQRVLETIQQTLPGVIIAGDSTQPVYSGNHLYEAESPRSWFNSSTGYGTLGYGLPAAIGAKLALPERPVVALIGDGGIQFTLPELASAVEAGAPVIVLLWNNSGYGEIKRYMENRNIPTIGVDIYTPDFLTIARGFGCHAVAPQSFDELREQLQIAAAAKRPTIIEVREDADFITAFTHG